The genomic interval GGTGCGGCAATACTATAGACGAGGATATCTATTTTGCCGAAGTTCGCTTTGAGTCGGTTAATGGTTTCCACTTTCATCTCATTTGAAAATGCATCTCCATTGAGGCTGTCTGCGAAAAATCCGTCAGCTGTCGCCTGTTGATGGAAAGCAGCGGTGTTATAGTACCCTGCTGATGCGGTACGTCTGTCATCAGGGGGTCGCTCGTAGAGAAGCCCAAGCGTCTTGGCACCGTAAGCATAAGTTAAAGCGATGCGAGAGGCGAGTCCGTAACCCGTCGATGCTCCGATAACAAGGGCATTCATACCTGTTTCTTTGTAAGGAATGCCCTCCTTAATCTCATCAATCTGGCTCAGGATATTTGCCTGACACCCAACAGGATGGGCATTCGTACAGATGAACCCGCGTATCCGAGGTTTAACAATTTGAACTGCCATTGTATCCTTCTTTTCTCAAGTGGTTAATCGTCAATCTCAACAACCATTTCGACTTCAACAGGGATACCACCCGGTAACTGGACCATACCGACCGCAGAGCGGGCATGTCTCCCCTTATCACCGAATACCTCTACCAAAAAGTCGGACGCACCGTTGACCACCGCGGGTTGGTCAGTAAAGTCGGGTGCCGAATTGACGAACCCAATTACCTTAACGACACGCTTGATTCTATCCAAATCACCAAGCGCGTGTTTGAGGGTACTCAATAAACAAATCGCCACCTGACGCGCCGAGGCATAACCTTCTTCAATCGTCGCATCCGTACCGAGTTGGCTTTTATAGATTGCCCCCTCA from Candidatus Poribacteria bacterium carries:
- a CDS encoding RidA family protein, giving the protein MKIEQRLEELGVELPEPAIPVANYVTTVQTGNLVFTSGHGPGTGEGAIYKSQLGTDATIEEGYASARQVAICLLSTLKHALGDLDRIKRVVKVIGFVNSAPDFTDQPAVVNGASDFLVEVFGDKGRHARSAVGMVQLPGGIPVEVEMVVEIDD